The region AGTCGGGTTCTCATCAAGGGGAATGAAAAGCCGCTTGACGGTATCCCAGTTATCTTCGATGTCCACGCCACCCTTGTTGGAAAGGAGCAGTTCTGCTCCGTCACGGTTACCCGCAATGGAGAGATAGTACTCTTCATCATGATCCAGCATTTCGGCAACAATGACCTGACGGATAACCGAAGTACCGATTTCACGGCCAATCATCTCCTGTGCTGCTTCAAGGGCCTGTTCAAGATTGAGCCCAAGTTTTACGAGTCCAAGCTTGAACCTCCCGCCGATTGCTTCATGAGCTTTAACAACGAGTTTTGATTCTCTCAGCCATTTATTAGCTTCCCCAAGTTGGGCAAGGCGGTTGGGGTCCATGATCACAACATAATTTGGCACAGGAATGCCCCATTTGTTGAATAGTTTCATGGCTGGCCCTTCAAGTATCTTAGCCATACTTATCGGTATTTGTATGTTAATGGGTAGAAATACAGAAAATGCGCAAGATTAAAAGTTAACTATATTTTTTTTTCGATCCAATAGACCAGGCACTTTTTTTACCTGAAAATCATTGAAACATTCGGCTTTATGAACAGTTTTGCACTCTGGTGGCAGAATCTTCCGGCTCAGATGAACCCTGTGCTCTTCTCTCTCGGCAGTTTTGCCGTTCGCTGGTATGGCATGATGTATCTCATTGCCTTTGCAATAGTCTATCTGCTTACCCGTTATCGTCTTGAAAGCGAAAAACTTCCTTACGACCGAGCCTTTGTCGGCGATGCCCTCACCTGGGCCATGGGTGGTGTGGTTTTGGGTGGCAGACTGGGATATATTTTTTTCTACGGAATGGACTCCTTTCTCTCGGATCCGCTCGGCACCGTAATCCCGTGGATCCCTGCACCCGGAGGATGCCGATTTACGGGCGTCACCGGAATGTCCTATCATGGAGGTGTTATCGGGGTTGTTCTTGCCCTCCTTCTTTTCAGTCGTTCACAGAAAACCGGTTTTTTCAAAACCTTTGACCTGTTTATACCTGCTGTACCTCTCGGCTATACCTTCGGGCGCCTCGGCAACTTTATCAACGGTGAACTCTACGGACGGGTAACTGATGCCGCAGTGGGGATGTATTTTCCACTGGCACCAACCTATGAGCTGCGCCATCCATCCCAGCTCTATGAAGCATTTTTTGAAGGCATCGTACTGTTTATCATACTCTGGCTGCTTCGAAAAAAATCTCCGTTCCCGGGATTTCTTTCGGCCATCTATCTTTTCGGATATGGATTTTTCCGGTTTTTTATCGAATACTTCCGGGAGCCGGATGCACAGCTCGGCTTTGTACTCTTTAATTTTTCCATGGGACAGGTACTCTGCTTTATCATGATGATTGCCGGTATCACCATCTGGCTTGTCCA is a window of Candidatus Chlorobium masyuteum DNA encoding:
- the lgt gene encoding prolipoprotein diacylglyceryl transferase is translated as MNSFALWWQNLPAQMNPVLFSLGSFAVRWYGMMYLIAFAIVYLLTRYRLESEKLPYDRAFVGDALTWAMGGVVLGGRLGYIFFYGMDSFLSDPLGTVIPWIPAPGGCRFTGVTGMSYHGGVIGVVLALLLFSRSQKTGFFKTFDLFIPAVPLGYTFGRLGNFINGELYGRVTDAAVGMYFPLAPTYELRHPSQLYEAFFEGIVLFIILWLLRKKSPFPGFLSAIYLFGYGFFRFFIEYFREPDAQLGFVLFNFSMGQVLCFIMMIAGITIWLVQRGAALRSAGRQ